The following coding sequences lie in one Amycolatopsis cihanbeyliensis genomic window:
- a CDS encoding LCP family protein, giving the protein MPDDHGHSGTDPQADDSARSRLSKLNRQQPTGGKRRRSMDTYGGISVSDVVARNTGKHARPDPEQAPQQAPPPQEAPPAPPEPARPPRPRRPANTRREDRPSAAEEPRTQLREPAAPQARRQPPAQPDTPPARPRRPPTAPPGQQTPATPPPARKAPPPPQQRPARQPRGNRTPEPAAPDQPRRRGPQQNTGPRPAPPAREGEARRPERPVRPPAQPPAPAPAAQQQPPPARRPKPPQGPPPGQAPPASRPAPPTQQAQPVQPPQGERDQRPARPSREPRAEQAEQTRVTSAAPPPRRRPPRQPAAPPLEPIELTDQLEPVGEATMQRRQIDETLARFSAAHDELAAEEQERKQRRDRLLARPAQLLEQTRTKLQRVVLTGEHKRPDSEMAAEEAEPAEEPEPDPEQAPEKKSPQTRLQEKKSRRNHRSLLTARITAAVVAGLVFLATGVGWGAKTWFNGKFNEIAALDEGSNDIRNAAGQTGDENFLIVGSDTREGAEVEDNVGSATAIPGARSDTVMLAHIPADRKQAVVVSFPRDLEVSRPDCERWDPESGEYGEVVRGATQVKLNSAFRAGGPRCVTKVIQQLSGMKVNHFVGIDFNGFKHMVDAVGGVRIHTDGPVKDQELGLIIAEKGEVVISGDQALNYVRARKVYGDPTFSDYGRIKRQQQFLSSLLQATLSRDVLFDVGKLTGFVNAFASATFGENIGIDQMLTLAQSMQGLRASKVRFLTIPTVGEANDRGNEVLLEEQSSELFRALIDNTPLPDEKGSRQEPSEQALPSE; this is encoded by the coding sequence GTGCCAGACGACCACGGCCATTCCGGTACCGACCCCCAAGCGGACGACTCCGCGCGTTCCCGGCTCAGCAAGCTGAACCGCCAGCAGCCCACCGGGGGTAAGCGGCGCCGCTCGATGGACACCTACGGCGGCATCAGCGTCTCCGACGTCGTGGCAAGGAACACCGGCAAGCACGCCCGCCCGGACCCCGAGCAGGCACCCCAGCAGGCACCACCACCCCAGGAGGCGCCACCGGCCCCGCCGGAGCCCGCCCGGCCACCGCGGCCACGCAGGCCGGCGAACACCCGAAGGGAAGACAGACCCTCGGCGGCGGAGGAACCCCGGACCCAGCTCAGGGAACCGGCCGCCCCGCAAGCCCGCAGGCAGCCACCGGCGCAGCCCGACACACCGCCCGCGCGACCGCGGCGACCCCCCACGGCACCGCCGGGTCAGCAGACCCCGGCCACGCCGCCGCCCGCGCGGAAGGCGCCGCCACCACCCCAGCAGCGGCCCGCGCGGCAACCGCGCGGCAACCGCACACCGGAACCGGCCGCCCCGGACCAACCGCGGAGACGGGGCCCGCAGCAGAACACCGGCCCGCGACCGGCGCCACCGGCGAGGGAGGGCGAGGCGCGACGGCCAGAGCGGCCGGTACGACCTCCAGCGCAGCCGCCCGCTCCCGCGCCCGCCGCGCAGCAGCAGCCACCGCCGGCACGGCGGCCGAAACCGCCGCAGGGACCACCGCCCGGCCAAGCACCGCCGGCATCCCGGCCTGCCCCACCTACGCAGCAGGCTCAACCGGTGCAGCCACCACAGGGCGAGCGGGACCAGCGGCCTGCCCGGCCCTCGCGAGAGCCGCGTGCCGAGCAGGCCGAGCAGACCAGGGTCACCAGCGCGGCCCCACCGCCACGGCGCCGCCCGCCGCGGCAACCCGCGGCGCCACCGCTGGAGCCGATCGAACTCACCGACCAGCTCGAGCCGGTCGGCGAGGCGACCATGCAGCGCAGGCAGATCGACGAGACGCTGGCCCGCTTCTCCGCCGCGCACGACGAGCTGGCCGCCGAGGAGCAGGAGCGCAAGCAGCGGCGGGACCGGCTGCTCGCGCGGCCGGCGCAGTTGCTGGAGCAGACCAGGACGAAGCTGCAACGCGTGGTGCTGACCGGCGAGCACAAGCGGCCCGACTCGGAGATGGCGGCCGAAGAGGCGGAACCCGCCGAGGAACCGGAGCCGGATCCCGAGCAGGCCCCCGAGAAGAAGTCGCCGCAGACCCGGTTGCAGGAGAAGAAGTCGCGGCGCAACCACCGTTCCCTGCTGACCGCCCGGATCACCGCGGCCGTGGTCGCCGGTTTGGTGTTCCTGGCCACCGGTGTGGGCTGGGGTGCCAAGACCTGGTTCAACGGAAAGTTCAACGAGATCGCCGCGCTGGACGAGGGTTCGAACGACATCCGGAACGCGGCGGGCCAGACGGGGGACGAGAACTTCCTGATCGTCGGCTCGGATACCAGGGAGGGCGCGGAGGTCGAGGACAACGTCGGCTCCGCGACCGCCATCCCAGGGGCCCGCTCGGACACGGTGATGCTGGCCCACATCCCGGCCGACCGGAAGCAGGCCGTGGTCGTCTCCTTCCCGCGTGACCTGGAGGTCTCCCGGCCGGACTGCGAGCGCTGGGACCCGGAGAGCGGGGAGTACGGCGAGGTGGTGCGGGGCGCGACGCAGGTCAAGCTGAACTCGGCGTTCCGAGCCGGCGGGCCGCGCTGCGTGACGAAGGTGATCCAGCAGCTGTCCGGGATGAAGGTCAACCACTTCGTCGGCATCGACTTCAACGGCTTCAAACACATGGTGGATGCGGTCGGCGGGGTCAGGATCCACACCGACGGGCCGGTCAAGGACCAGGAGCTCGGCCTGATCATCGCGGAGAAGGGCGAGGTGGTGATCTCCGGCGACCAGGCGCTGAACTACGTGCGGGCACGGAAGGTCTACGGCGATCCCACCTTCTCCGACTACGGCCGGATCAAGCGGCAGCAGCAGTTTCTCTCCTCGCTGCTGCAGGCCACCCTGTCCAGGGACGTGCTGTTCGACGTCGGCAAGCTCACCGGCTTCGTGAACGCCTTCGCGTCCGCGACCTTCGGCGAGAACATCGGTATCGACCAGATGCTCACCCTGGCGCAGTCCATGCAGGGGTTGCGGGCCAGCAAGGTGCGGTTCCTGACCATCCCGACCGTCGGCGAGGCGAACGACCGGGGCAACGAGGTGCTGCTGGAGGAACAGAGTTCGGAGCTGTTCCGCGCGCTGATCGACAACACCCCGCTGCCCGATGAGAAGGGCAGCCGGCAGGAGCCCTCGGAGCAGGCCCTACCTTCGGAGTGA
- a CDS encoding RidA family protein — translation MPLELINPESLPSPPTYTHVVIAAGSRLVFVAGQEPEDDRGQLVGPGDLAAQARQVFTNLGHALGAAGARPDQVAKITIYVVDHRPEYLPVIEAARAELFGEHLPADTLVGVAALALPEFLVEVDAMAVIDG, via the coding sequence ATGCCGCTCGAGCTGATCAACCCGGAGTCTTTGCCGAGCCCGCCCACCTATACCCATGTCGTCATCGCGGCCGGAAGCAGGCTGGTCTTCGTCGCCGGCCAGGAACCGGAGGACGATCGGGGGCAACTCGTCGGTCCCGGCGACCTGGCGGCCCAGGCTCGCCAGGTGTTCACCAACCTCGGGCACGCACTCGGCGCCGCGGGTGCCCGCCCCGACCAGGTCGCCAAGATCACGATCTACGTGGTCGATCACCGGCCGGAGTACCTCCCGGTGATCGAAGCGGCGAGGGCGGAGCTGTTCGGCGAGCACCTCCCCGCCGACACGCTGGTGGGGGTGGCCGCGCTGGCCCTACCCGAGTTCCTGGTCGAGGTCGACGCGATGGCGGTCATCGACGGCTGA
- a CDS encoding SgcJ/EcaC family oxidoreductase, giving the protein MTNTTSDRQADIDAIERVVATLEHSQRNELPEEFIGLFRADAIWTTAHGKRLFDRAEIAEFTRQVLPGAMRDSTVTYEVEHIMFISPDVAAVKARGRYRTLDGEPAGNPTSPLYVMAREDDRWLLVACQNTEVLGD; this is encoded by the coding sequence ATGACCAACACGACATCGGATCGTCAGGCCGACATCGACGCGATCGAGCGGGTAGTGGCCACGCTCGAACACTCGCAGCGCAACGAGCTACCCGAGGAGTTCATCGGCCTGTTCCGCGCCGACGCCATCTGGACGACGGCGCACGGAAAGCGCCTGTTCGACCGCGCGGAGATCGCGGAGTTCACCCGGCAGGTGCTGCCCGGCGCCATGCGGGACTCCACCGTGACCTACGAGGTCGAGCACATCATGTTCATCAGCCCCGATGTCGCCGCTGTCAAGGCGCGCGGCCGGTACCGCACGCTCGACGGTGAGCCGGCAGGCAATCCCACGAGCCCGCTGTACGTCATGGCGAGGGAGGACGACCGCTGGCTGCTGGTCGCCTGCCAGAACACCGAGGTTCTCGGGGACTGA
- the phoU gene encoding phosphate signaling complex protein PhoU, translating into MREAYHVELEQLAQNLAVMSGQVADAMERATQALLDADLGLAEQVISDDAKVDDARADCEEQAYALLALQAPVATDLRTVLAAIHAAESLERMGDLALHVAKAARRRHPDAVLPEQVRDDFAKMGKVAVRLARQAEQVIKTRDVDAARSLETEDDAVDEIHRNLFTVIMGNDWPHGVAAAVDVTLLGRFYERYADHAVSVARRMVFVVTGKMPGYGSDEDV; encoded by the coding sequence ATGCGCGAGGCTTACCACGTCGAACTCGAACAACTGGCCCAGAACCTGGCCGTGATGTCCGGACAGGTCGCGGACGCCATGGAGCGGGCGACTCAGGCACTACTGGACGCCGATCTCGGCTTGGCCGAGCAGGTGATCAGCGATGACGCCAAGGTAGACGACGCGCGGGCGGACTGCGAGGAACAGGCATACGCACTGCTGGCGCTGCAGGCACCGGTCGCCACCGACCTGCGGACCGTGCTCGCCGCGATCCACGCGGCGGAGAGCCTGGAGCGGATGGGGGATCTCGCCCTGCACGTCGCGAAGGCGGCTCGGCGGCGGCATCCCGACGCCGTGCTCCCGGAACAGGTCCGGGACGACTTCGCCAAGATGGGCAAGGTCGCGGTGCGGCTGGCCCGCCAGGCGGAGCAGGTGATCAAGACCAGGGATGTGGACGCGGCACGCAGCCTGGAGACCGAGGACGACGCCGTCGACGAGATCCACCGCAACCTGTTCACCGTGATCATGGGCAACGACTGGCCGCACGGCGTCGCCGCCGCGGTGGATGTGACCCTGCTCGGCAGGTTCTACGAGCGGTACGCCGACCACGCCGTCTCGGTCGCCCGCCGGATGGTGTTCGTCGTCACCGGAAAGATGCCGGGGTATGGCTCGGACGAGGACGTCTGA
- a CDS encoding transposase family protein → MIAYRAILDVPRELAWFLSRLLHAERRERGTRRGSRALTCFRQAVFGLRWFRDNRDVAALARDHRISRATGYRYLTEVIEVLAAQAPDLHDALCQAKAYGAPHLVLDGTVFSTDRLGEKTTSVKGEQIDAWYSGKARKSGGNVQALMDPDGFPLWVSEVEPGSVHDLTAARDQVLGALYWAASRLDLSTLADPGYEGAGIGVHTPIKQPANGRALDADARTYNALLRSLRCLGERGFALLTGRWRSLRHLTTSPRRIGDIVQAALVLTHFEHGRLT, encoded by the coding sequence GTGATTGCCTATCGTGCCATCCTCGACGTGCCGCGTGAACTGGCCTGGTTCCTCAGCCGGCTCCTGCACGCCGAGCGTCGCGAGCGCGGCACCCGCCGCGGTAGCCGGGCGCTGACGTGTTTTCGACAGGCCGTGTTCGGGCTGCGCTGGTTCCGGGACAACCGCGACGTGGCCGCGCTCGCGCGTGATCACCGCATCTCGCGGGCGACCGGCTACCGCTATCTCACCGAGGTGATTGAGGTGCTCGCCGCCCAGGCGCCGGACCTGCACGATGCGCTTTGTCAGGCCAAAGCCTACGGCGCGCCGCATCTGGTCTTGGACGGGACGGTGTTCTCCACCGATCGGCTCGGCGAGAAGACCACCAGCGTCAAGGGTGAACAGATCGACGCCTGGTACTCCGGCAAGGCCCGCAAGTCGGGCGGCAACGTGCAGGCGCTGATGGACCCAGATGGCTTCCCGCTGTGGGTCTCCGAGGTCGAGCCCGGCTCGGTGCACGACCTGACCGCGGCCCGCGACCAGGTCCTCGGCGCGCTGTACTGGGCCGCCTCCCGGCTGGACCTGTCCACGCTGGCCGATCCCGGCTACGAAGGGGCGGGAATCGGTGTGCACACGCCCATCAAGCAGCCAGCCAACGGGCGAGCACTCGATGCGGACGCCCGGACCTACAACGCGCTGCTGCGCAGTCTGCGCTGCCTCGGCGAACGTGGCTTCGCGCTACTGACCGGGCGCTGGCGATCGCTGCGCCATCTCACGACCAGCCCTCGCAGGATCGGCGACATCGTCCAAGCCGCCCTCGTGCTCACCCATTTCGAACACGGCCGACTCACGTAA
- the pstS gene encoding phosphate ABC transporter substrate-binding protein PstS, with amino-acid sequence MKRTTLGRIVALPAAAALTLGLAACGAANESNEGGEGNEGSGGVSGTISGAGSSAQEAAMQAWISGFIQSNPDVTVNYDPIGSGGGREQFVDGASDFGGTDAYLDEEELAKAQKRCGQVVEVPFYISPIAVIFKLDGVDELNLKPATLAKIFNQQITTWNDEAIAADNPGVQLPDTAITPVNRSDESGTTENFVDYLKAAAPQDWPHEVSGDWPVPGGEAAQGTSGVVQAVSAGNGTIGYADASRAGDLGTAKIGVGEEFVAYSPEAAAKVLDVSTRAEGRGEYSFAYDLARDTTESGIYPIVLVSYNIACATYEDANKAELVKALFSYIVSKEGQQASAEAAGSAPISDKLRSRVQPAIDAISAG; translated from the coding sequence GTGAAGCGTACCACCCTGGGCCGTATCGTCGCGCTGCCCGCGGCAGCCGCGCTCACGCTCGGGCTTGCGGCCTGCGGTGCCGCCAACGAGTCGAACGAAGGCGGGGAGGGCAACGAGGGGTCGGGGGGCGTCTCCGGCACGATCTCGGGTGCGGGCTCCAGCGCGCAGGAAGCCGCGATGCAGGCGTGGATCTCCGGTTTCATCCAGAGCAACCCGGACGTCACCGTGAACTACGACCCGATCGGCTCCGGCGGTGGCCGCGAGCAGTTCGTGGACGGCGCCAGTGACTTCGGCGGCACCGATGCCTACCTCGACGAGGAGGAGCTGGCCAAGGCGCAGAAGCGCTGCGGGCAGGTGGTCGAGGTCCCGTTCTACATTTCCCCGATCGCGGTCATCTTCAAGCTGGACGGTGTGGACGAGCTGAACCTGAAGCCCGCCACCCTCGCCAAAATCTTCAACCAGCAGATCACCACCTGGAACGACGAGGCGATCGCCGCGGACAACCCGGGTGTGCAACTGCCGGACACCGCGATCACCCCGGTGAACCGCTCGGACGAGTCTGGCACCACGGAGAACTTCGTCGACTACCTGAAGGCCGCCGCTCCGCAGGACTGGCCGCACGAGGTCAGCGGCGACTGGCCGGTCCCCGGCGGTGAGGCAGCGCAGGGCACCTCGGGTGTGGTGCAGGCCGTGAGCGCCGGTAACGGCACCATCGGCTACGCGGACGCCAGCCGGGCCGGCGACCTGGGCACGGCCAAGATCGGCGTGGGCGAGGAGTTCGTCGCCTACTCCCCGGAGGCCGCCGCCAAGGTGCTGGACGTCTCCACGCGCGCCGAGGGCCGCGGCGAGTACAGCTTCGCCTACGACCTGGCCAGGGACACCACCGAGTCCGGCATCTACCCGATCGTGCTGGTCTCCTACAACATCGCCTGCGCCACCTACGAGGACGCGAACAAGGCCGAGTTGGTGAAGGCGCTGTTCTCCTACATCGTCAGCAAGGAGGGTCAGCAGGCATCGGCCGAAGCCGCGGGCTCCGCGCCGATCTCGGACAAGCTGCGCTCGCGGGTGCAGCCCGCGATCGACGCCATCTCGGCGGGCTGA
- the dusB gene encoding tRNA dihydrouridine synthase DusB: protein MESMTASLSKPALRIGPYGVDPPVVLAPMAGITNIAFRRLCREYGAGLYVCEMITARAVVERHPGTWHMMSFDEGEYPRSMQLYGVDPATMREAVKIIIGEGLADHVDQNYGCPVAKVTRKGGGAALPFKRRLFGEIIAATVEAAEPAGVPVTVKFRVGIDDDHHTYLDAGRIAETEGAAAVSLHARTAAQRYSGQADWAHIARLKEAVRTIPVLGNGDIFAAGDALRMMAETGCDGVVVGRGCLGRPWLFGELEAAFAGRPIPRGPNLGTVAGVLRRHAELLIEHDGPDKAMRDLRKHMAWYLRGFPVGSDLRRGFSMVSSLAELDGLIEQLDHEAPFPDEAEGPRGRQGSPGKVTLPHGWLDDPDDPCVPAGADLMHSGG from the coding sequence ATGGAAAGCATGACCGCGAGCCTGTCGAAGCCTGCACTCCGGATCGGCCCCTACGGCGTCGACCCGCCGGTGGTGCTCGCCCCGATGGCCGGGATCACCAACATCGCCTTCCGCAGGCTGTGCCGCGAGTACGGCGCCGGGCTCTACGTCTGCGAGATGATCACCGCCCGCGCCGTGGTCGAACGTCATCCCGGCACCTGGCACATGATGAGCTTCGACGAGGGTGAGTACCCCCGCTCCATGCAGCTCTACGGGGTCGACCCAGCCACCATGCGGGAAGCCGTCAAAATCATCATCGGCGAGGGGCTTGCCGACCACGTCGACCAGAACTACGGCTGCCCGGTGGCGAAGGTGACCCGCAAGGGCGGCGGGGCCGCGCTGCCGTTCAAGCGCAGGCTGTTCGGCGAGATCATCGCGGCCACGGTGGAGGCGGCCGAACCCGCGGGCGTCCCGGTCACGGTGAAGTTCCGGGTCGGGATCGACGACGACCACCACACCTACCTCGACGCGGGCCGGATCGCCGAGACGGAGGGCGCCGCCGCGGTCTCGCTGCATGCCCGTACCGCCGCGCAGCGCTACTCCGGGCAGGCCGACTGGGCGCATATCGCCAGGCTGAAGGAGGCCGTCCGGACCATTCCGGTGCTCGGCAACGGCGACATCTTCGCGGCGGGGGACGCGTTGCGGATGATGGCCGAGACCGGCTGCGACGGCGTGGTGGTCGGCAGGGGTTGCCTCGGCAGGCCGTGGTTGTTCGGCGAGCTGGAAGCGGCGTTCGCCGGGCGACCGATCCCGCGGGGCCCGAACCTGGGCACGGTCGCGGGCGTGCTGCGCAGGCACGCCGAACTGCTGATCGAGCACGACGGCCCGGACAAGGCCATGCGCGATCTGCGCAAGCATATGGCCTGGTACCTGCGCGGGTTCCCGGTCGGCTCCGACCTGCGCCGCGGGTTCTCCATGGTGTCCAGCCTCGCCGAGCTGGACGGCCTGATCGAGCAACTGGACCACGAGGCGCCCTTCCCCGATGAGGCCGAGGGCCCCCGGGGCAGGCAGGGCTCGCCGGGCAAGGTCACCCTGCCGCACGGCTGGCTGGACGACCCGGACGACCCCTGCGTCCCCGCCGGTGCGGACCTGATGCACTCCGGCGGCTGA
- a CDS encoding GGDEF domain-containing protein, whose amino-acid sequence MSTVPGDGGDPHNGRDDQDGQDGQDTDLLAVHQSIAELYAAQGRWQRAYEHLRSALDLARCHRPVPPDPPDHCLLEVERLRREHARAREESLTDVLTATYNRRYLDHRLAELRAEPGGAALAMVDLDLFKDVNDSFGHRIGDQVLRQVVALVQQGLPAGACCARYGGEEFVLVLPGARTGAAVALAERARARIAEHGWGQLSAGLAVTVSIGVAQPRECGPARVTDPHEQLVEADTLLYAAKRAGRNLVAYRECGEIHIVRTVRSGNLTQFHGRDQFVSLDRG is encoded by the coding sequence GTGAGCACGGTGCCAGGGGACGGCGGTGACCCGCACAACGGCCGGGACGACCAGGACGGCCAGGACGGCCAGGACACCGACCTGCTCGCCGTACATCAGTCGATCGCCGAGCTGTACGCCGCGCAGGGTCGGTGGCAACGCGCCTACGAGCACCTCCGCTCCGCCCTCGATCTCGCCCGCTGCCACCGCCCGGTCCCGCCCGACCCGCCCGACCACTGCCTGCTCGAGGTCGAGCGGCTGCGCAGGGAGCACGCGCGGGCGCGTGAGGAGAGCCTGACCGACGTGCTCACCGCCACCTACAACCGCCGCTACCTGGATCACAGGCTGGCCGAGTTGCGAGCCGAGCCGGGCGGCGCGGCGCTGGCCATGGTCGACCTGGACCTGTTCAAGGACGTGAACGACTCCTTCGGTCACCGCATCGGCGACCAGGTACTCCGCCAAGTCGTCGCGCTGGTGCAACAGGGACTACCCGCCGGCGCCTGCTGCGCGCGCTACGGCGGTGAGGAGTTCGTGCTGGTGCTGCCCGGCGCCCGCACCGGCGCGGCCGTGGCGCTGGCCGAACGCGCTCGTGCCAGGATCGCCGAGCACGGGTGGGGCCAGCTGTCCGCGGGGCTCGCCGTGACGGTCAGCATCGGCGTCGCGCAACCCCGGGAATGTGGGCCGGCACGGGTCACCGACCCGCATGAGCAGCTCGTCGAGGCCGATACCCTGCTCTACGCGGCGAAGCGAGCCGGACGGAACCTGGTCGCCTACCGGGAATGCGGCGAGATCCACATCGTGCGCACCGTCCGTAGTGGGAATCTCACCCAGTTCCACGGTAGAGACCAGTTTGTATCACTGGATCGCGGCTGA
- the pstA gene encoding phosphate ABC transporter permease PstA, which produces MSTPTTSRNQGPDLDKPVGGIPLSHGTIPKFAPQATLLAAAVLGLVLNLTGMSIGLAAVLVAVLYAVVIYAWSASVEGGRKGKDRLITAVVYSAFLLALLPLISVVVTVVSEGFARFDAEFFSYSMRGVVGEGGGIYHALMGTLIITALAAVISVPIGMLCAIYLVEYGRGKLAKAITFFVDVMTGIPSIVAGLFAVALFTLFFGPGVRMGIMGSIALSVLMIPVVVRSTEEMLKLVPNELREAAYALAVPKWRMIVKVVLPTALAGIATGVTLAIARVIGETAPLLLTVGITSSVNLNPFDGRMATLSVFSYYEYVSPGVPPEPSLDRAWAAALLLIIIVMALNLVARVISRLFAPKTRG; this is translated from the coding sequence ATGAGCACCCCGACCACCTCCCGGAACCAGGGACCGGACCTGGACAAGCCGGTCGGCGGGATCCCGCTCAGCCACGGCACGATCCCCAAGTTCGCCCCGCAGGCCACGTTGCTGGCGGCCGCCGTGCTCGGCCTTGTGCTCAACCTGACCGGGATGAGCATCGGCCTGGCCGCGGTGCTGGTCGCGGTGCTCTACGCGGTGGTCATCTACGCCTGGTCGGCCAGCGTCGAGGGCGGCCGCAAGGGTAAGGACCGGCTGATCACCGCCGTGGTCTACTCCGCCTTCCTGCTCGCGCTGCTGCCGCTGATCTCGGTGGTGGTGACCGTGGTGAGCGAGGGCTTCGCCCGGTTCGACGCGGAGTTCTTCTCCTACTCGATGCGGGGCGTCGTCGGCGAGGGCGGCGGTATCTACCACGCACTCATGGGCACCCTGATCATCACCGCGCTGGCCGCGGTGATCTCCGTGCCGATCGGCATGCTGTGTGCGATCTACCTGGTGGAGTACGGCCGCGGCAAGCTCGCCAAGGCGATCACCTTCTTCGTGGACGTGATGACCGGCATCCCCTCGATCGTGGCCGGCCTGTTCGCCGTCGCGCTGTTCACGTTGTTCTTCGGGCCCGGGGTCCGGATGGGAATCATGGGGTCGATCGCGCTGAGCGTGCTGATGATCCCGGTGGTGGTCCGGTCCACGGAGGAGATGCTCAAGCTGGTCCCGAACGAGCTGCGCGAGGCCGCCTACGCGCTGGCGGTGCCGAAATGGCGGATGATCGTCAAAGTGGTGCTGCCGACCGCGCTCGCCGGGATCGCCACCGGGGTCACCCTGGCCATCGCGCGGGTGATCGGGGAGACGGCGCCGCTGCTGCTCACCGTCGGCATCACCTCCAGCGTCAATCTCAACCCGTTCGACGGCCGGATGGCCACGCTGTCGGTGTTCTCCTACTACGAGTACGTCAGCCCCGGAGTACCGCCGGAACCCTCGCTGGACCGGGCCTGGGCAGCGGCGCTGCTACTCATCATCATTGTGATGGCGTTGAACCTCGTGGCACGTGTCATCTCCCGACTGTTCGCACCCAAGACCCGCGGCTGA
- the pstC gene encoding phosphate ABC transporter permease subunit PstC, producing MNVPPSTASPIRGRARQRPGDRIFSGMSTGAGVLILVVLAGVATFLLVETWPALVAPTDEIPGDSGLAVYIWPLLFGTLLSALFALLLAAPLAVAVALFITHYAPRRLAQGLGYLVDLLAAVPSIIYGLWGANVLAPATVPTTDWLSENLGFIPLFAGPPSATGRTMLVAVLVLTVMILPIITAVIREAFLQTPRLHEEASLALGATRWEMIKMAVLPFGRSSIIGASMLGLGRALGETMAVAIVLSVSGGITFNLISTGNPSTIAANIALEFPESTGIDVNALIASGLVLFAVTLLVNMAARAVINRRREFSGAN from the coding sequence ATGAACGTGCCGCCCAGCACAGCTAGTCCGATCCGCGGCCGCGCGCGGCAACGGCCGGGGGATCGAATCTTCTCGGGGATGTCGACCGGGGCGGGCGTGCTGATCCTCGTCGTGCTCGCGGGGGTCGCCACCTTCCTGCTGGTCGAGACGTGGCCCGCGCTGGTCGCGCCAACCGACGAGATCCCCGGTGACAGCGGGCTCGCGGTGTACATCTGGCCGCTGCTGTTCGGAACGCTGCTCTCGGCCCTGTTCGCGCTGCTGCTCGCGGCGCCGCTTGCGGTGGCCGTCGCGCTGTTCATCACGCACTATGCGCCGCGCAGGTTGGCGCAAGGGCTCGGCTACCTCGTCGACCTGCTCGCCGCGGTCCCCAGCATCATCTACGGCCTGTGGGGCGCCAACGTGCTGGCGCCCGCGACGGTACCCACGACCGACTGGCTTTCCGAGAACCTCGGCTTCATCCCGCTGTTCGCCGGGCCGCCCTCGGCGACCGGGCGCACCATGCTGGTCGCGGTACTGGTGCTCACCGTGATGATCCTGCCGATCATCACCGCCGTGATCCGCGAGGCCTTCCTGCAGACCCCCCGGCTGCACGAGGAGGCCTCACTGGCGCTGGGTGCCACCCGCTGGGAGATGATCAAGATGGCGGTGCTGCCGTTCGGCCGCTCCAGCATCATCGGTGCTTCCATGCTGGGGCTGGGTCGAGCACTCGGCGAGACCATGGCGGTGGCGATCGTGCTCTCGGTGTCCGGCGGGATCACCTTCAACCTGATCAGCACCGGCAACCCCTCGACCATCGCGGCCAACATCGCGCTGGAGTTCCCGGAGTCCACCGGGATCGACGTCAACGCCCTCATCGCCTCCGGCCTGGTGCTGTTCGCGGTGACCCTGCTGGTGAACATGGCCGCCCGCGCGGTGATCAACCGACGCCGCGAGTTCTCAGGAGCGAACTGA
- the pstB gene encoding phosphate ABC transporter ATP-binding protein PstB: MAKRIEVKDLDIYYGSFLAVQGVSMTIQPRSITALIGPSGCGKSTFLRSINRMHELVPNARVEGQIMMDGEDLYGPTVDPVGVRRQVGMVFQRPNPFPTMSIYENVAAGLRLNNQRIKKADLDDLVERSLRAANLWTEVKDRLAKPGSGLSGGQQQRLCIARAVAVQPEVLLMDEPCSALDPISTQAIEDLMTELRSEYTIVIVTHNMQQAARVSTTTGFFNLRGVGQPGELVEIDETTKIFSAPGNKATEDYISGRFG; the protein is encoded by the coding sequence GTGGCCAAGCGCATCGAGGTCAAGGATCTCGACATCTACTACGGTTCGTTCCTCGCCGTGCAGGGCGTGTCGATGACCATCCAGCCACGGTCCATCACCGCGCTGATCGGGCCGTCCGGCTGCGGCAAGTCGACCTTCCTGCGCTCGATCAACCGGATGCACGAGCTGGTCCCGAACGCCCGCGTCGAGGGTCAGATCATGATGGACGGTGAGGACCTCTACGGCCCCACGGTCGATCCGGTCGGGGTGCGCAGGCAGGTCGGCATGGTCTTCCAGCGGCCGAACCCGTTCCCGACCATGTCCATCTACGAGAACGTGGCGGCCGGGCTGCGGCTGAACAACCAGCGGATCAAGAAGGCCGACCTGGACGACCTGGTGGAACGCTCGCTGCGCGCGGCGAACCTCTGGACCGAGGTCAAGGACCGGCTGGCCAAGCCGGGCTCCGGCCTTTCCGGTGGGCAGCAACAGCGGCTGTGCATCGCGCGAGCGGTGGCCGTGCAGCCGGAGGTGCTGCTGATGGACGAGCCCTGCTCGGCCCTGGACCCCATCTCCACCCAGGCCATCGAGGACCTGATGACCGAGCTGCGGTCGGAGTACACGATCGTGATCGTCACGCACAACATGCAGCAGGCGGCCAGGGTCAGCACCACCACCGGCTTCTTCAACCTGCGTGGCGTCGGCCAGCCCGGCGAGCTGGTGGAGATCGACGAGACGACGAAGATCTTCTCCGCGCCGGGCAACAAGGCCACCGAGGACTACATCTCCGGCCGGTTCGGCTGA